The Paenibacillus uliginis N3/975 genome has a window encoding:
- a CDS encoding ABC transporter ATP-binding protein, translating to MILQIKDGNYFYKKSKHNKEQTYLYRNDINFELQSGEIMSILGPNGAGKTTMLKCIMGLLKWEKGETLLNGKPLSICSKKEVWQTIGYVPQASKMTFGYSILDLVTMGRVSLIHAYAQPSETDRQAALDALDMVGIQHLAEQSCTAVSGGELQLALIARTLVSEPKILVLDEPESHLDINKQKIILQTIKKLVKERELACVINTHYANHAFYFGDKVLLVAKDQPVITGSVSELMTEENILNYFNIEVKRVHHKVDQYEYETIIPKYFGVEVG from the coding sequence TTGATTTTACAAATAAAAGATGGCAACTATTTTTACAAAAAATCAAAACATAACAAAGAGCAAACGTATTTATACCGTAACGATATCAACTTTGAACTCCAGTCTGGAGAAATCATGTCCATTCTGGGTCCCAACGGTGCAGGGAAGACAACCATGCTAAAGTGTATTATGGGTCTGCTAAAATGGGAGAAGGGTGAGACCTTATTAAATGGGAAGCCCCTCTCGATCTGTAGTAAAAAAGAAGTATGGCAAACAATTGGTTATGTACCACAGGCATCGAAAATGACATTTGGGTATTCTATTTTAGATTTGGTAACGATGGGAAGAGTATCGTTAATTCATGCTTATGCACAACCGTCTGAAACCGATAGACAAGCCGCACTAGATGCACTGGACATGGTAGGTATTCAACATCTAGCAGAACAATCATGTACAGCGGTTAGTGGCGGAGAGCTGCAACTTGCATTAATTGCTCGTACATTGGTATCCGAACCTAAAATTTTAGTATTGGATGAGCCTGAATCACATCTAGACATTAATAAGCAAAAAATCATATTACAAACGATTAAAAAGCTTGTAAAAGAACGTGAGTTAGCATGTGTAATCAATACTCATTACGCGAATCATGCATTTTACTTTGGGGATAAGGTGCTCTTGGTCGCTAAAGATCAACCGGTTATTACAGGCTCAGTATCTGAGTTGATGACCGAGGAAAACATTTTAAATTACTTCAATATCGAAGTTAAAAGGGTGCATCATAAGGTTGATCAATATGAATACGAAACTATAATCCCGAAATATTTTGGTGTAGAAGTTGGTTAA
- a CDS encoding FecCD family ABC transporter permease, with product MKSRFIKILLWTLPLICGLMSIGIGRYHVDFIVQIKILLSQIIPMETTWTHMEETVVMNVRLPRILLAMLIGGGLSIAGAAFQGMFANPLVSPDILGVSAGAGFGASIGILLFGNGVTMQIFSLVMGMLAIGFAFLISGFKREMPIFMLVLAGVVTSALFQALISLVKFLADPEEKLPSITYWLMGSLGTASYSDLWIGGPLILTGIIILYVLRWRLNILSLSDEEATSLGVSVTKMKWLIILGATLITSAAVAIAGIIGWVGLIIPHIARMIVGSNNQYVLPASISIGAIYLLLIDNLARSLTAAEIPLSILTAIVGAPFFAYLLRRTGGGWS from the coding sequence TTGAAATCAAGGTTCATAAAAATATTACTTTGGACATTGCCACTTATCTGTGGACTTATGTCCATTGGAATCGGTCGTTATCATGTGGATTTTATCGTACAGATTAAAATACTGCTATCACAAATCATTCCTATGGAAACGACGTGGACCCATATGGAAGAAACGGTTGTCATGAACGTCCGGCTCCCACGTATTTTACTTGCCATGCTCATCGGCGGTGGTCTATCCATTGCTGGTGCTGCTTTCCAAGGGATGTTTGCGAATCCTTTAGTTAGTCCTGACATTTTAGGTGTTTCTGCAGGAGCCGGGTTCGGTGCTTCTATTGGCATACTGCTCTTTGGTAATGGCGTGACCATGCAAATTTTCTCATTGGTCATGGGGATGTTAGCTATAGGATTTGCATTCCTGATCAGTGGTTTCAAACGAGAGATGCCTATTTTTATGCTGGTGTTAGCAGGGGTCGTGACAAGCGCCTTGTTCCAGGCTCTAATTTCACTAGTGAAATTTCTTGCCGATCCCGAAGAAAAGCTTCCATCCATTACTTATTGGCTTATGGGTAGCCTTGGAACAGCAAGTTATTCCGATTTATGGATTGGTGGTCCACTGATCTTAACGGGGATCATTATTCTATATGTATTACGTTGGCGTTTAAATATTTTATCGCTTTCTGATGAAGAAGCAACATCGCTCGGAGTATCGGTAACGAAGATGAAATGGCTTATCATTTTAGGGGCAACGTTAATTACGTCCGCTGCTGTAGCAATAGCCGGTATCATAGGCTGGGTAGGTTTAATTATTCCACACATTGCCCGAATGATTGTAGGTAGTAATAATCAATATGTACTGCCTGCATCGATCTCCATTGGTGCGATATATTTGTTACTTATTGATAACTTAGCTCGAAGTTTAACAGCGGCAGAAATCCCATTATCTATCTTAACGGCAATTGTCGGGGCACCTTTCTTTGCATATTTATTACGAAGAACAGGAGGCGGCTGGAGTTGA
- a CDS encoding ABC transporter substrate-binding protein has product MKRNLILPVTAFMFLLAGCGNAETSVSKELEPTQETKLIVDELNRKVEIPAKMDRVVMGGILPYFSTWYIATNSTDEIAGMHPNSYNAASHSILKDISPSILDAKTNFIENGEVNVEELLSLNPQVYFEIANQEKTVKKLEETGITTVALDTTTTSLNPLDTINRWLNLTGDITGTTERPAEIIKEGEANQAMINETLAGVKEEDKPRVMFLQYHSNGEISVPGVNMHGNRWLNSTGGIDVAADEINGIKAVNMEQIYEWNPDIIYITNFTETQPEDLYNNIFEGQDWSQIKAVQDKKVYKMPLGIYRWYPPSGDAPLMLKWMAQKNYPKLFTYDMSEEIKDYYKRFYNYELTDEQVHEILNPPSEAAKY; this is encoded by the coding sequence ATGAAGAGAAACTTAATTTTACCTGTTACTGCGTTCATGTTTTTATTAGCTGGATGCGGCAATGCAGAGACGTCTGTGAGTAAAGAACTCGAACCCACTCAAGAAACAAAGCTAATTGTCGACGAATTAAACCGAAAGGTAGAAATCCCCGCAAAAATGGATCGTGTAGTTATGGGGGGGATACTTCCATACTTCTCTACATGGTATATTGCGACCAATTCAACGGATGAAATTGCAGGGATGCACCCGAATTCATATAACGCAGCATCGCATTCGATTCTAAAAGATATTTCTCCATCCATTCTAGATGCAAAAACGAATTTTATTGAAAATGGCGAAGTCAACGTCGAGGAACTATTATCACTAAATCCTCAAGTATATTTTGAAATTGCTAACCAAGAAAAGACTGTAAAGAAACTTGAAGAGACCGGTATAACGACCGTTGCTTTGGATACAACAACGACTTCGTTGAACCCGCTTGATACTATAAATCGTTGGTTGAATTTAACCGGTGACATTACAGGTACAACCGAAAGACCAGCAGAAATTATTAAAGAAGGCGAAGCAAATCAAGCCATGATCAACGAAACTCTTGCAGGAGTAAAAGAAGAAGATAAACCTCGTGTTATGTTTCTGCAATATCATAGTAACGGGGAAATTTCGGTACCAGGAGTTAATATGCATGGGAACCGATGGCTAAATTCAACCGGGGGCATTGATGTCGCTGCGGATGAGATTAATGGAATTAAAGCAGTCAATATGGAACAAATCTATGAATGGAATCCAGACATTATTTACATTACTAATTTCACGGAGACGCAACCAGAAGATTTATATAACAATATTTTTGAAGGACAAGACTGGAGTCAGATAAAAGCAGTACAAGATAAAAAAGTGTACAAAATGCCACTTGGCATCTATCGTTGGTATCCACCAAGTGGAGATGCTCCTCTGATGCTGAAATGGATGGCACAGAAAAATTATCCGAAGCTATTTACATACGACATGAGTGAGGAAATTAAGGATTATTATAAACGTTTCTATAATTATGAATTAACGGACGAGCAAGTTCATGAGATCTTAAATCCTCCATCAGAGGCCGCAAAATACTAA
- a CDS encoding phosphate starvation-inducible protein PhoH — MAQNKEILWLDPGHAFGLQNRTNRFMVENFAQHDQYDFAKLNLERFKCIIVHDFIDQEYMFKHKGKISSFLDEGKIVIFSGQLFKEWLPGCSIFTPKTIHSHTDYEISIAAPHPIFKDVQLDDMTYNKGVAGFFARGTHSPVPAKAEVLLTLPDDMPVTYIDRHSTKGTILVHAGRDLFAYRMQNKSTDRISTQLLQWIHDEYEAIQNSGGKQ; from the coding sequence GTGGCTCAAAATAAAGAAATTTTATGGCTAGATCCAGGACATGCATTTGGTCTACAGAATCGTACAAATCGGTTCATGGTAGAAAACTTTGCCCAACATGATCAGTATGACTTTGCTAAGTTAAATCTGGAACGATTCAAATGTATTATCGTCCATGATTTTATTGATCAAGAATATATGTTCAAGCATAAGGGGAAGATTTCTTCATTTTTAGACGAGGGTAAAATTGTTATTTTCTCTGGACAATTGTTTAAAGAATGGCTGCCTGGCTGTTCAATTTTCACGCCAAAAACAATACATTCTCACACAGATTATGAGATTTCTATTGCTGCACCACACCCTATTTTTAAAGACGTTCAACTAGATGATATGACTTATAACAAAGGTGTTGCAGGTTTTTTCGCTCGTGGTACTCATTCACCTGTTCCAGCCAAAGCCGAAGTATTACTTACACTTCCTGACGATATGCCGGTAACCTATATTGATCGACATTCAACCAAAGGAACCATTTTAGTTCATGCAGGTCGAGACCTTTTTGCCTATCGTATGCAAAATAAATCGACAGATCGTATTAGTACACAACTTCTTCAATGGATTCATGATGAATACGAAGCAATACAAAATTCGGGAGGAAAACAATGA